The Rhopalosiphum maidis isolate BTI-1 chromosome 4, ASM367621v3, whole genome shotgun sequence region ttaacgaTTAAGATAATTACAATTGAcctttacttaataaattcattagaaGAGACTAGAGAGTAGAGAGGCTTTATGATAGCTGTGAactctgaataataataagtaaataaataataatgtttcaatGTTCGATTTCaccaaaaactaatttttgttattagtttattatcattgaataaaaaacaaaaaggtcaaaaaaatcaattttgagtTTCTCAAATAtgcaaatgtttaaaataactttataattcagttttatgtggtttattaacaataagatAAACAGTAAGTACGATAGGCCAATTTTGATTCCACCGAAATGTTGAGcacataaatacaaacatttctaaaaaaagaaatctaaaaacttaaattttttgtaggtattttaaaatcaaaaacacgatttgaaaaattgagcattttgaagtctttTGACCATAACTTCCAAAATAAGTTCGATCGGCCTTTTTTGAAAGTGCCATCAAATTAAGCATACaaaaacacatatttaaaaaaaaaaaattccataaaatcGCTTCGGAGATAAACTTCATTCATTCCCAAATCATATGaaattataccaatatttataagtaatattattacaatttctgGTAGCACTGTTATAATATGGAGGAAGAATTGTTGAATTCCAGAATTATCACTTTGATAaagtttatatgatattaaaatttatatattattttttatttattattattctaattctataactaattaaatctattctaaattctaatagttaattaagttaaaatattatacctcattaattctatttattgttatattcctATACAATGAAAACAAAGATATCAAGTTTCCTGAAAATGGCAAGAATCATGCGaccatattatgtacgtaCAGCCACCACATCGTCTACTGGAGCATTATTGCCTGAACCACAAAAAATTCCATTTGGGCTTGTgggtataatttttacagttGTGCCGGGGTTATTAATTGGAGCCACCATTAGTAAATATATGGCTAATTTTCTAGAAGAAAACGAATTGTTTGTTCCATcagatgacgacgacgacgatgacgattaaaaatatttaacaatattacatattggATTTTATCTTGAGATGAttgttgtttacatttttatctagcACATATATTCTTTTGCCTTAATGTTATTGAACTACTTAATTGAGTTTACATCTACccccaaaaaattatttatagtttattaaatgtatatatagtataaatataatgaatagttataactattttaatataattctctagtcatttaattgtttatattatcaattttttgttaaaaatgtttatattttattattttagtgtgcatatacctacctatatacttatcattataacttaatgaaaatatatatttaaaatattcagttaattagtttatatagtttatcatttatcacagttagaaattatgttttatataagttgtatacataaataattgttgtcatttaaaatatctagatttttacttaaacagttataaatcttttgtaatacataacttaataaaattctcAATTTTCTTGTGtgataaatacatactaatattaatatgcaattatatttgattatttaaacatcaataaacattgtttattcagttttaatatccttaagtataatacattaatatattaattcttattataaatactgaaggtaaataagaataaattgttttgaagtGAAggatgtacctatgtattcaatattgtataggtttaactttatgatttatattattattttattatctttttgttaaataatagaaGGCATGGAATCTTTTTCATGTTTATAaggtaattttattgataaaaatagtacATAACTATccaattatagttattaaaaaaagagcAGTAATTGAGTTTAGCAAAAATGAGAACTAATATCAATCTGTGGAGTGACAAGGATAGAACAAGAAACTAATTCATTAAGAATAGATGTGGGAGAAAAGGTTGGGATGGTTTGATTATGTTATGAAGGACTCtcatttatgttaatttatatttactaattaataagataaagttaaaatgtcaataaaaataattataaattatgaattacatCCAAGTAAGAATTCTGCAGCATTTTTTGGGTATCCATTTTCTGTCGTATTGTGCTTATGATTAAACTTCCAGTACTGATTTCCAGTAAAGAAATAAGTATCtcctaaaaaaatcattcacattaagttatttttaatcatttaaaattgtaagttttaaaaaaattgttagataaataattagaatacatagatgattaaaatttaaaaagttattttgtatgacaattatgataatatgctTACACAGtgtcttaatttataaataattatgttagtaTTCATTAGTGTACTCAGGGGGGGGGGGAAGACAGCATACTTGCCTCcgtcaaatttcaaatttgttttccaaagtaccaaattataataatataatgtaataatgtactaataaaatgtaagtataaaattaattatgccCCTTCCCCCTAGAAAAATATCAGGGAACGCCCATGttagtattgaaatatatagaagCCTATTAGAAATTGTCGTCACAAATTACTTCAGTTTCATTCAGAAACCTAAGAATGTTTACAGaagcaaatatttaattataaaaaaaaatagtcaactTTTCTAAATTGTACAGTATGTCAGCATGCTTATTTAGAAAAagttataatgaaattttttaaaaaaaaaattataaagaactCTTTTTAGCAAATTAGTAGATTTGTTAAGACGGAagatttttatctattatctgTTTACTCTGGCAGAACTGCAGCACAGATGTACATGTAAACTAATGATTTTATACtcaacatttttgttaattacatattatttacttaaaacttataagaaGTTTTcttatcattgattatttttggGTTTTGATTGTCGTTTAGTTGATAGTTTATATGGTGagaaaccatattttaaattgttatacggtatacatataatatatcatgtctTTGTGGTATCAAAATTGTTAACCCCATATATTGAAAAGACACACTACTAATTatgactatataaatattatataaacaatttaaatattaataattttaaatctattcaaAAATCTagtgaacaataaaataaataataagtatattaggaTATTTACCAGATTTCCATGTGAGAACATCATCTATTGGAGTTTTTACACCTTTGAAATGTTCTTTAATTGATCTATgcctttgtaataataatttatgttgatCATCATACACCCAAAAGTATTCTCcactaaacaaataattttaatattatatttaatgattacattttcaaaagtaaAAGATGTTTTCCAattgttcatataattattattcgatcTGTCTTGCTATAGATGTATGTTAATATTggtttataaactttaaaaagtgttttttaataatttagttaggatattttaaacaaaaactataaaaaaaactaacaaagact contains the following coding sequences:
- the LOC113549339 gene encoding essential MCU regulator, mitochondrial; the encoded protein is MKTKISSFLKMARIMRPYYVRTATTSSTGALLPEPQKIPFGLVGIIFTVVPGLLIGATISKYMANFLEENELFVPSDDDDDDDD